The DNA region GCGCAGAAAATGGTGATCGCTCGCGATCTCCTGAAGGAGTAAAATGCTTCTGGAGAAAAAACATCAGGAATTCCGAGCGAAGATCCGCGCTTTCGCTCTCGAAACAATCGCGCCGTACGCCGTCGAGTTGGATGAGAAACAGGAATTCATGGGCCGGCACCTGAAAGCGCTGGCCGAGATGGGTCTGATGGGGATGGTGGTTCCGGAACAGTACGGCGGGACCCCGGTCGATACAATCTGTTATTCCATCGCTGTCGAGGAACTCTCGCGGGTCTGCGGCTCGACCGGCATCACGATTGCCGCCCATAATTCGCTGGGGCTGTTCCCCATCTACAAGTTCGGCACCGAGGAGCAGCGCCGGAAGTACCTACCCCGTGGTACACAAGGGGAACTGATCGCTTTCGGGCTGACCGAGCCCGAGGCCGGTTCCGATGCCGGCGCCACCAAAACGCATGCCGAACTGCATGGTGACCACTGGATAATGAACGGCACCAAGTGCTTTATTACCTCTGTTTCATACTCCTTTGCTTCCATTGCTACCGCGCGCACCTCCGATGAACCGGGCGTGAAAGCGATATCTTCATTCATCCTCGAAAAGGGATGGCCGGGTTACGATATCGGCAAGAAAGAAAACAAAATGGGTTTGCGCGGAAGCGATACCGCTTTTATGCATTTCACGGATCTGAAAATTCCGAAAGAAAACCAACTGGGGAAACTCGGCGAGGGATTCAAACAGTTCATGATCACCCTTGATGGCGGACGGATTTCGATTGCCGCGATGGCGCTCGGTCTGGCGCAGGGGGCGCTTGACTGCGCCCTTAAGTATTCTACCGAGCGGCAACAGTTCCGCAAACCGATCTGCGAGTTTCAGGCAGTACAGTGGCTTCTGGCCGACATGGCCACCGAAATTCAGGCGGCACGTTACCTGGTGTATGGCGCCAGCGCCAAGAAAGATGCCGGAGTGCCGTTCGGTCAGGACTCGGCGATGGCGAAACTGTATGCCGGTGAGGTAGCGACCCGTACAGCCTCGCGCGCCATTCAGATTTTGGGTGGGGTCGGATATTATTCGGGCAAATATCCCGCCGAACGGATTTGGCGTGATGCCAAGCTTTGCGAGATAGGGGAGGGGACCTCCGAAATCCAGCGGCTGGTGATCGCGCGCGAACTGATTAAATCGGTTCAGTAGAAGCAATATAAATAGCATCTTAAGGGCGAACCTCCGTTCGCCCTTTTCTATGTACCGCAATAGCTTGTAGCAATAGATTGCAGACCGAAATTCCCCCCGAATTCCGCCGACGGTGGAATTCGGGGGGGTTTCGACATTTTTCCTATAGGGCGCGCATCCCTTTCGGTG from Candidatus Zixiibacteriota bacterium includes:
- a CDS encoding acyl-CoA dehydrogenase family protein, whose protein sequence is MLLEKKHQEFRAKIRAFALETIAPYAVELDEKQEFMGRHLKALAEMGLMGMVVPEQYGGTPVDTICYSIAVEELSRVCGSTGITIAAHNSLGLFPIYKFGTEEQRRKYLPRGTQGELIAFGLTEPEAGSDAGATKTHAELHGDHWIMNGTKCFITSVSYSFASIATARTSDEPGVKAISSFILEKGWPGYDIGKKENKMGLRGSDTAFMHFTDLKIPKENQLGKLGEGFKQFMITLDGGRISIAAMALGLAQGALDCALKYSTERQQFRKPICEFQAVQWLLADMATEIQAARYLVYGASAKKDAGVPFGQDSAMAKLYAGEVATRTASRAIQILGGVGYYSGKYPAERIWRDAKLCEIGEGTSEIQRLVIARELIKSVQ